The Drosophila teissieri strain GT53w chromosome X, Prin_Dtei_1.1, whole genome shotgun sequence genome has a segment encoding these proteins:
- the LOC122623508 gene encoding phosphatidylinositol 4-kinase alpha isoform X1, whose product MTMTASDKYSYQRTVLCLARVLAGIQPTPWEKVQTLFRYCPQENAAGVFCLDTRAQDAVIALGIYFLEGGCQHEGQIVPYLLRLAKCLPKAVWIDDARSTKVERVRIPSAEKFSFCLNTLLSDIAAKCPDCREEIILNQVETLSALANIVKSSRDSSSAPPPIILCKATVPLLFGLARSMGRYASNDPPLLCRIFPPELLPIQKSGGRDGTGSNSSASGTCGGSFSSSERLAATHHFRPIIPRSMSGSLAQAQNASYDDGRQRSAGGKPSKPSLHSYFSVPYDPRTHFFTRYGSSFNQFPNMRVCESPTKGGPRPLYRVPPFPIQHLQTIFAVSKKLLTKDTLEHLDEQASDIFSLHQIKGYCYKSFSETLNLVLVTLLRELLQHQVDLPTPFTKDVQEFVKRLFLNGQTELQNKQQDQERERREENGIAVVNKYKVNVMANAACVDLLVWAIRDETVDVDYNVPSLQNGLQFLLKKEADKLCGRLSQKLNLELSHKIVMDHMPLLMVCLEGLGKLAHKFPNIAGTSISYLRDFLVAPSPILGKLHDHAMQSLAQQKKEKEQTPFKIAVQHSDSRTAVVIYGDNQKLPGSGTGRSGHAAFESLRDAAIENLSIALRAAHTLDQFCVPALVANVSNRLFTAEKSGSESQGECHKSNLVSLNIIVMLGHVAVALKDTSKTTQNILQFFIQRFCKVPSEQNALIVDQLGCMIISQCETHVFDEIMKMFSRVTVQSASLAYTSDPEHRKQFHHVSDAVVNALGNIAANIQGDAEMLELLGKLLELFVQIGLDGERSYDNTPGAQKASSRAGNLGMLIPVIAVLVRRLPPIKNPRQRLHKLFKDFWAYCVVMGFTNARLWPADWYQGVQQIAAKSPLLISQTAHKSDMRELNYTLAIKSDSVNELRSQILVLLEHTSDNVATAINKLSFAQCTYLLSVYWLEMLRVENADEPSLEPIMSYLCDTALQRDKTGIWQCVKCVADQVFEKFRNVLYAHDEIREKVLESQATLLLVYFNHIHKPIQVVADQYLSFLVDRFPHLLWNRRVLWCMLDILQLLAYSLSLDPNEETPTLRVVSTPYTLQLMDSLPARELRLKDFADRCQGIVNEAMKWAPRSTRSHLQEYPNQIPTPVLAHHSGLALAFDSVVSSSALLTGTMSKRPSCVNSDTPRFVSVLCLRSKYAGEISGLLSVLSEKDKAGLADRLVSDVWEACAEKSDARHRGALWRATAYLIICSEISRKLLHAVASSQLELFTESAMETAVECWQWVLTARQDLELCFIQEMVSAWQTTFEKRMGLFAWETEVTNPLAAYEGCKLVSKPILIAPHLIWLQLLSEMVDTAKYCNRDKVEMFCLLLHRCLPILKSSKQNRQVSTVGCRFKLLQCGLSLLQGNTIPKSLSRNILRERIYSNALDYFCGPTTCPNQSREQLLEDIMILLKFWQTMRSEKKHLVTSEVGDYDLTNASVSSTQMLAVRNNPETASLISGSGLANDYTRSMSASGNAVGMGVGAAGGGSSSGWYNTIPHSTSTLSKRSNRSKRLQYQKDSYDKDYMKKRSMILELLAVELEFLITWYNPNCLPDLMVPGEEQITEWRNRPYKPNVWRDYARLAWCYNPALAVFLPQRIKNAEIIDEEVSRLVCSDPIAVCHIPEALKYLCTTKNLLLESPDLVYILSWSPVTPIQALAYFSRQYPSHPLTAQYAVKTLSSYPAESVLPYIPQLVQALRHDTMGYVVEFIKNISRRSQIVAHQLIWNMQTNMYMDEDQQHRDPNLYEALDQLSQSIIASFSGAAKRFYEREFDFFGKITAVSGEIRSFAKGIERKNACLAALSRIKVQGGCYLPSNPEAMVLDIDYSSGTPMQSAAKAPYLARFRVYRCGITELETRAMEVSNNPNSQEDAKMTLGVESWQAAIFKVGDDVRQDMLALQVITIFKNIFQQVGLDLFLFPYRVVATAPGCGVIECVPNAKSRDQLGRQTDSGLSEYFQHQYGDESSKEFQAARANFVKSMAAYSLIGYLLQIKDRHNGNIMIDKDGHIIHIDFGFMFESSPGGNIGFEPDMKLTDEMVMIMGGKMDSPAFKWFSELCVQAFLAVRPYQNAIVSLVSLMLDTGLPCFRGQTINLLRQRFVATKNNKEAAAHMLAVIRNSYQNFRTRTYDMIQYYQNQIPY is encoded by the exons ATGACGATGACCGCCTCGGATAAATACTCCTACCAGCGCACCGTGCTCTGCCTGGCCCGCGTTCTGGCGGGGATCCAGCCCACTCCCTGGGAGAAG GTGCAGACCCTGTTCCGGTATTGCCCGCAGGAGAATGCAGCCGGAGTGTTTTGCCTGGACACGCGGGCCCAGGATGCCGTGATTGCGCTGGGCATCTACTTTCTGGAGGGCGGCTGCCAGCACGAGGGCCAGATTGTGCCCTATCTGCTGCGGCTGGCCAAGTGCCTGCCCAAGGCCGTCTGGATCGACGATGCGCGGAGCACCAAAGTCGAAC GCGTGCGCATTCCGTCGGCGGAGAAGTTCAGCTTCTGCTTGAACACCCTGCTGTCGGACATAGCGGCCAAATGTCCGGACTGCCGCGAGGAGATCATCCTCAACCAGGTGGAAACGCTGAGCGCTCTGGCCAACATAGTCAAGTCGAGCAGAGACAGCAGCTCGGCGCCGCCGCCCATTATCCTGTGCAAGGCGACGGTGCCGCTGCTCTTCGGCCTCGCCCGTTCGATGGGTCGCTATGCCAGCAACGATCCGCCGCTGCTGTGCCGCATTTTCCCGCCCGAGCTGCTGCCCATCCAGAAGAGCGGCGGCCGCGACGGCACCGGCTCGAACAGCAGCGCCAGCGGCACCTGCGGCGGCTCCTTCAGCAGCAGCGAGCGCCTGGCGGCCACGCATCACTTCCGACCCATCATACCGCGCTCCATGTCCGGCAGTCTGGCGCAGGCCCAGAACGCCAGCTACGATGATGGACGGCAGCGGTCCGCGGGCGGTAAGCCCAGCAAGCCCTCGCTGCACAGCTACTTCTCGGTGCCGTACGATCCGCGGACGCACTTCTTCACGCGCTACGGCTCCAGCTTCAACCAGTTCCCCAACATGCGTGTCTGCGAGTCGCCGACGAAGGGCGGCCCACGACCCCTGTATCGAGTGCCACCGTTTCCCATCCAGCATCTGCAGACGATATTCGCGGTGTCCAAGAAGCTGCTTACCAAGGACACGCTGGAGCATCTGGATGAACAGGCCAGCGATATATTCTCGCTGCACCAAATCAAGGGCTACTGCTACAAGAGCTTCTCGGAAACGCTGAACCTGGTGCTGGTCACCTTGCTGCGGGAACTGCTGCAGCATCAGGTGGACCTGCCGACGCCGTTCACCAAGGACGTGCAGGAGTTCGTGAAGCGGCTCTTCCTCAACGGGCAGACGGAGCTGCAGAacaagcagcaggatcaggagcgGGAGCGGCGCGAGGAGAACGGCATCGCGGTGGTCAACAAGTACAAGGTCAATGTGATGGCCAACGCGGCGTGTGTCGACCTGCTGGTTTGGGCCATTCGCGACGAAACGG TTGACGTCGACTATAATGTGCCATCCCTGCAGAATGGCttgcaatttttattgaaGAAAG AGGCGGACAAGCTGTGCGGGCGACTGTCGCAGAAGCTGAACCTGGAGCTCAGCCACAAGATCGTGATGGATCACATGCCGCTGCTGATGGTCTGCCTGGAGGGACTGGGCAAGCTGGCGCACAAGTTCCCCAACATTGCTGGCACCTCGATCTCGTATCTGCGCGACTTCCTTGTGGCGCCCAGTCCCATTCTGGGCAAGCTCCACGACCATGCCATGCAGTCGCTGGCCCagcagaagaaggagaaggagcagacGCCCTTCAAGATCGCCGTCCAGCACTCGGACTCCCGAACGGCGGTCGTCATCTACGGCGATAACCAGAAGCTGCCTGGCAGCGGCACCGGGCGCAGTGGTCATGCTGCATTCGAGTCACTGCGCGACGCGGCCATCGAGAATCTATCGATCGCCCTGAGGGCTGCCCACACCCTGGACCAGTTCTGTGTGCCGGCTCTGGTGGCCAACGTCTCCAATCGACTCTTCACCGCCGAGAAGTCGGGCAG TGAATCGCAAGGGGAGTGCCACAAATCCAATCTGGTCAGCCTCAACATCATCGTGATGCTGGGCCACGTGGCCGTGGCGCTCAAGGACACCTCGAAGACCACACAGAACATCCTGCAGTTCTTCATCCAGCGCTTCTGCAAGGTGCCCTCGGAGCAGAACGCCCTCATTGTGGACCAGCTGGGCTGCATGATCATCTCGCAGTGCGAGACGCATGTCTTCGATGAGATCATGAAGATGTTCTCGCGCGTCACCGTGCAATCGGCCTCGTTGGCCTACACCTCGGACCCGGAGCACCGCAAGCAGTTCCACCACGTTTCGGATGCGGTGGTCAATGCACTGGGCAACATAGCGGCCAACATCCAGGGGGATGCGGAgatgctggagctgctgggcAAGCTGCTGGAGCTGTTCGTCCAGATCGGTTTGGATGGCGAGCGCAGCTACGACAATACACCGGGCGCCCAGAAGGCCAGCTCACGTGCTGGTAATCTGGGCATGCTGATACCGGTGATTGCGGTACTGGTGCGCCGCCTGCCGCCGATCAAGAATCCCCGCCAGCGGCTGCACAAGCTCTTCAAGGACTTCTGGGCCTACTGCGTCGTCATGGGCTTCACCAACGCCCGCCTTTGGCCAGCCGACTGGTACCAGGGTGTGCAGCAGATAGCGGCCAAGTCGCCGCTGCTCATCTCGCAGACCGCCCACAAGTCCGACATGCGGGAGCTCAACTACACGCTGGCCATCAAGAGCGACTCGGTGAACGAGCTGCGCAGCCAGATTCTGGTGCTGCTCGAGCACACGTCGGACAATGTGGCCACGGCGATCAACAAGCTCTCCTTTGCGCAGTGCACGTACCTGCTGAGCGTTTACTGGCTGGAGATGCTGCGCGTGGAGAACGCGGACGAGCCCAGTCTGGAGCCGATCATGAGCTACCTCTGCGACACGGCGCTGCAGAGGGACAAGACGGGCATCTGGCAGTGCGTCAAGTG CGTTGCCGACCAGGTCTTCGAGAAGTTCCGCAATGTTCTGTACGCCCACGACGAGATCCGCGAAAAGGTGCTGGAGTCGCAGGCCACCCTGCTGCTGGTCTACTTCAATCACATCCACAAGCCCATCCAGGTGGTGGCCGATCAGTACCTCTCCTTCCTGGTCGATCGCTTTCCCCACTTGCTCTGGAATCGCCGCGTGCTGTGGTGCATGCTGGacatcctgcagctgctggcctACTCCCTCAGTCTCGATCCCAACGAGGAGACGCCCACACTGCGCGTGGTCTCGACGCCCTACACACTGCAGCTGATGGACTCGCTGCCGGCGCGAGAGCTGCGCCTCAAGGACTTCGCCGATCGGTGTCAGGGCATTGTGAACGAGGCCATGAAGTGGGCGCCGCGATCCACGCGCTCGCACCTGCAGGAGTACCCCAACCAGATACCCACGCCCGTGCTGGCGCACCACAGCGGCTTGGCGCTGGCCTTCGACTCGGTGGTGAGCAGCAGTGCCCTGCTCACGGGCACCATGAGCAAGCGGCCGAGCTGCGTGAACTCCGATACGCCGCGATTCGTGTCGGTCTTGTGCCTGCGCAGCAAGTACGCCGGCGAGATAAGTGGCCTGTTGTCCGTGCTCAGTGAGAAGGACAAGGCCGGACTGGCGGATCGGCTGGTCAGCGATGTGTGGGAGGCGTGTGCCGAGAAGAGCGACGCCCGCCATCGCGGCGCCCTTTGGCGGGCCACTGCCTATCTGATCATATGCTCGGAGATCAGCCGCAAACTGCTGCACGCGGTGGCCAGTTCGCAGCTGGAGCTGTTCACCGAGTCGGCGATGGAGACCGCCGTTGAGTGCTGGCAATGGGTGCTGACTGCGCGCCAGGATCTGGAGCTGTGCTTCATCCAGGAGATGGTCAGCGCCTGGCAGACGACGTTCGAGAAGCGCATGGGCTTGTTTGCGTGGGAAACGGAGGTCACCAATCCCCTGGCCGCCTACGAAGGCTGCAAGCTGGTCAGCAAGCCCATACTGATCGCCCCGCATCTGATTTGGCTGCAGTTGCTCTCCGAGATGGTGGACACAGCCAAGTACTGCAACCGGGACAAGGTGGAGATGTTCTGCCTACTGCTGCACCGATGTCTTCCCATTCTCAAGAGCAGCAAGCAGAACCGCCAGGTGTCCACCGTTGGCTGTCGCTTCAAGCTGCTGCAGTGCGGCCTGTCGCTGCTGCAGGGCAACACCATTCCGAAGTCCCTCTCCCGAAACATTCTCCGCGAGCGAATATACTCCAATGCGCTGGACTACTTCTGCGGCCCAACCACGTGTCCGAATCAAAGCAGGGAGCAACTGCTGGAGGACATCATGATATTGCTGAAGTTCTGGCAGACGATGCGCAGTGAGAAGAAGCACCTGGTGACCTCCGAAGTGGGCGACTACGACCTGACAAATGCCTCGGTGAGCTCCACGCAAATGCTGGCCGTGCGCAACAACCCGGAAACGGCTTCCCTGATCAGCGGCAGTGGCCTGGCCAACGACTACACGCGCTCCATGAGCGCCAGTGGCAATGCGgtgggcatgggcgtgggcgcAGCTGGCGGCGGGAGCAGCAGTGGCTGGTACAACACCATTCCGCACTCCACGTCCACGCTGTCGAAGCGTTCGAATCGCTCCAAGCGGCTGCAGTACCAGAAGGACTCGTACGACAAGGACTACATGAAGAAGCGCAGCATGATCCTCGAGCTGCTGGCCGTCGAGCTCGAGTTCCTCATTACCTGGTACAATCCCAATTGCCTGCCGGATCTTATGGTGCCAG GCGAGGAGCAGATCACGGAGTGGCGCAACCGGCCGTACAAGCCGAACGTTTGGCGCGACTACGCCCGTCTCGCCTGGTGCTACAACCCGGCGCTGGCTGTCTTCCTGCCGCAGCGGATCAAGAACGCGGAGATCATCGATGAGGAGGTGTCGCGCCTGGTCTGCTCCGATCCCATAGCGGTGTGCCACATACCCGAGGCGCTCAAGTACCTATGCACCACCAAGAACCTGCTGCTGGAGAGCCCAGATCTGGTCTACATACTCTCCTGGTCGCCGGTGACGCCCATCCAGGCGCTCGCCTACTTCTCGCGCCAATATCCATCGCATCCGCTGACCGCCCAGTATGCTGTAAAGACCCTGTCCTCGTATCCGGCGGAATCGGTGCTGCCCTACATACCACAACTGGTGCAGGCACTGCGCCACGACACCATGGGCTATGTGGTGGAGTTCATCAAGAATATATCGCGGCGGTCGCAGATTGTGGCGCACCAGTTGATCTGGAACATGCAGACGAACATGTACATGGACGAGGATCAGCAGCACAGGGATCCCAACCTGTACGAGGCACTCGATCAGCTATCGCAAAGTATTATCGCCTCGTTTTCGGGCGCCGCCAAGCGATTCTACGAGCGCGAGTTCGATTTCTTTGGCAAGATAACGGCCGTCTCCGGCGAGATTCGCTCGTTTGCCAAGGGCATTGAGCGGAAGAACGCATGCCTGGCGGCGCTCAGCAGGATCAAGGTGCAGGGCGGCTGTTACCTGCCCTCCAATCCGGAGGCCATGGTGCTGGACATCGACTACAGCAGCGGCACGCCCATGCAAAGTGCGGCCAAGGCGCCGTATTTGGCCAGGTTCCGCGTGTATCGTTGCGGCATCACGGAGCTGGAGACGCGCGCCATGGAGGTGTCCAATAATCCG AACTCGCAGGAGGACGCCAAGATGACGCTGGGCGTGGAGTCCTGGCAGGCGGCCATTTTCAAGGTGGGCGACGATGTGCGCCAGGACATGCTGGCCCTCCAGGTGATCACCATCTTCAAGAACATCTTCCAGCAGGTGGGCCTCGATCTGTTCCTCTTCCCCTACCGCGTGGTGGCCACCGCTCCAGGG TGCGGCGTAATCGAGTGCGTGCCGAATGCCAAGTCGCGGGATCAGCTCGGCCGGCAGACGGACAGTGGCCTATCCGAGTATTTCCAGCATCAGTACGGCGACGAGAGCTCCAAGGAGTTCCAGGCGGCGCGTGCCAACTTTGTCAAGTCGATGGCGGCCTACTCGCTGATCGGTTATCTGCTGCAGATCAAGGATCGCCACAATGGCAACATCATGATCGACAAGGATGGCCACATCATACACATAG ATTTTGGCTTTATGTTCGAGTCCTCGCCAGGCGGTAACATCGGCTTCGAGCCGGACATGAAGCTGACCGACGAAATGGTCATGATCATGGGCGGCAAGATGGACTCGCCGGCCTTCAAGTGGTTCAGCGAGCTGTGCGTGCAGGCCTTCCTCGCCGTTCGCCCGTACCAGAACGCGATCGTGTCGCTGGTATCCCTGATGCTGGACACTGGGCTGCCCTGCTTCCGCGGCCAGACGATCAACCTGCTGCGGCAGCGGTTCGTGGCCACCAAGAACAACAAGGAGGCGGCCGCCCACATGCTGGCTGTCATCCGTAACTCGTACCAGAACTTCCGCACGCGTACCTACGACATGATTCAGTACTACCAGAACCAGATACCCTATTAA